In Falco biarmicus isolate bFalBia1 chromosome 7, bFalBia1.pri, whole genome shotgun sequence, a single window of DNA contains:
- the TMX1 gene encoding thioredoxin-related transmembrane protein 1, whose translation MVAAGRLRARLCAWLCLALAGGSAALGKQGPVKELSDGTWRELLQGEWMVAFYAPWCPACQSLQPEWEKFAGWGEDREVNVAKVDVTEQPGLSGRFIITALPTIYHCKDGEFRRYQGARTVADFVNFISDQEWKSIEPVSSWFGPSSFLMSSMSALFQLSMWIRHCRGYLTENVGIPVWGSYAVIALTVVFSGVILGLMMVFLSDCICPSKRRRPPQYSDSGKLAPESAQLPKKLDEEQEADEEDISDGETEGKEESTSSPNAVRQRPVNTAATTAKS comes from the exons ATGGTGGCCGCCGGGCGGCTGCGCGCTCGGCTGTGCGCTTGGCTGTGCCTGGCGCTGGCGGGCGGCTCGGCCGCGCTGGGGAAGCAGGGCCCAGTGAAGGAGCTGTCGGACGGCACGTGgcgggagctgctgcagggcgAGTGGATGGTGGCGTT CTACGCCCCTTGGTGCCCCGCCTGCCAGAGCCTGCAGCCCGAGTGGGAGAAGTTCGCCGGGTGGGGCGAGGACCGGGAAGTGAACGTTGCCAAAGTGGATGTCACGGAGCAGCCGG GATTAAGTGGACGATTTATCATAACAGCTCTTCCTACCATCTATCA CTGTAAAGATGGGGAGTTCAGGAGATACCAGGGTGCAAGAACTGTAGCTGATTTCGTAAATTTCATCAGTGACCAGGAATGGAAATCTATTGAACCAGTTTCATCATGGTTTGgtccttcctctttcct gaTGAGCAGTATGTCAGCTTTGTTTCAGTTGTCCATGTGGATCAGG CACTGCCGTGGctatttaacagaaaatgttgGAATACCGGTCTGGGGCTCATATGCTGTTATTGCGTTGACAGTTGTATTCTCAGGAGTAATACTGGGACTT ATGATGGTGTTCTTATCAGACTGCATCTGTCCATCCAAAAGGCGCAGACCCCCACAGTACTCTGATTCAG GAAAGCTAGCTCCAGAGTCAGCTCAGCTGCCAAAAAAGCTGGATGAAGAGCAAGAAGCAGATGAGGAAGATATCTCAGATGGTGAAACGGAGGGTAAAGAGGAGTCCACCTCATCACCGAATGCTGTTAGGCAGCGCCCAGTGAACACTGCTGCTACAACGGCTAAATCTTAG